Proteins from one Panicum virgatum strain AP13 chromosome 7K, P.virgatum_v5, whole genome shotgun sequence genomic window:
- the LOC120642958 gene encoding putative B3 domain-containing protein Os04g0347400 isoform X2 translates to MASSVGGAAAMAKHPRVLLPFTCDSLRIPDELAAEIGAGEALVVGPSAGKVKLWRVEVGWDGDVAFLGRGWPEFAGACGVDAGWLLVLRHRGRGVLTVKVFDASSCLRELVAQPPAAAAVEATTSGQGTRKLQFIRVLPKDFMKKMLIPAKFMQHYILNEHLNNRTAIIFGPLGKVSHIEIEMNQSDVFFSGGWSQFLVLHDITESNALLLRYEGNMVFTVKVFEPDGCQRESKTKDIRMQQDIEEQQEAPSISIQKHYKNDLSSNNGEKKPKGPVTCLTKAPLWTKSVFEVGPPSWIKKQINANTLRELALQTAFCDAIGLQEPCIITLKTSMSSTKSWQVHALPRRRSYRLRLGWSRFCKENDLKLGDICTFDIVETTLWLVVVTRCKEKMNQLYYQEKPKRKKERSSGHGQKRPKSSISRIGCVFEIGPPAWLKKEINTSTISNHLSVPLSLCQAIGFQEPCTMITLKTSVSSTKSWQARLLAYRNGNQMTGSGWKSFCCEND, encoded by the exons ATGGCGTCGTCggtcggcggcgccgctgccATGGCCAAGCACCCAAGGGTGCTGCTGCCGTTTACCTGCGACTCTCTG CGCATCCCCGACGAGCTTGCCGCGGAAATCGGCGCCGGGGAGGCCCTCGTCGTCGGCCCCTCCGCCGGCAAGGTCAAGCTCTGGCGCGTTGAGGTCGGGTGGGACGGCGACGTCGCGTTCCTGGGGCGCGGATGGCCGGAGTTCGCGGGTGCGTGCGGCGTCGACGCCGGGTGGCTCTTGGTCCTCCGGCACCGCGGCCGGGGCGTGCTCACCGTCAAGGTGTTCGATGCTAGCTCCTGCCTCAGGGAGCTTGTCGCTCAACCACCTGCAGCAGCCGCCG TTGAGGCAACCACAAGTGGCCAAGGCACCCGTAAGCTGCAGTTCATCAGAGTGCTTCCAAAAGATTTCATGAAAAAGATG CTAATACCTGCTAAGTTTATGCAACATTACATCCTCAATGAGCATCTGAACAATCGTACAGCCATTATTTTCGGCCCCCTTGGCAAAGTTTCTCATATTGAGATCGAGATGAATCAGTCAGATGTGTTCTTCTCAGGTGGCTGGTCACAGTTTCTGGTGTTACATGACATCACTGAATCTAATGCTCTGCTGCTGAGGTATGAAGGCAACATGGTGTTCACAGTCAAAGTGTTTGAGCCTGACGGATGCCAGAGAGAgtccaaaaccaaagacatCAGAATGCAGCAAG ATATTGAAGAGCAGCAGGAAGCACCATCTATTTCCATTCAGAAGCATTACAAGAATGATTTGTCAAGCAACAATGGAGAAAAGAAACCAAAAGGCCCTGTGACGTGTTTGACCAAGGCACCATTATGGACAAAATCTGTGTTTGAGGTTGGGCCGCCATCATGGATAAAGAAGCAGATCAATGCCAACACTCTTCGTGAACTT GCTTTGCAAACAGCTTTCTGTGATGCAATTGGGTTGCAGGAACCTTGCATCATCACACTCAAGACCTCAATGAGCAGTACCAAATCCTGGCAGGTGCATGCCTTGCCAAGGAGGAGGAGCTACCGGCTTCGGCTGGGTTGGAGTAGGTTCTGCAAAGAGAACGATCTCAAGCTAGGTGACATCTGCACCTTTGATATTGTCGAGACCACACTGTGGCTTGTTGTTGTCACACGTTGTAAGGAAAAGATGAATCAGTTATACTAT CAGGAAAAGCctaagaggaagaaggaaaggtcAAGTGGCCATGGGCAAAAAAGGCCAAAAAGCTCCATATCTAGGATAGGCTGTGTTTTTGAGATTGGTCCACCGGCTTGGCTAAAGAAGGAGATCAACACCAGCACAATTAGCAATCATCTT TCTGTGCCATTGTCCTTGTGCCAGGCGATTGGATTTCAGGAACCTTGCACGATGATCACACTCAAGACCTCAGTTAGCAGCACCAAGTCTTGGCAGGCGCGCCTTCTCGCTTACAGGAATGGCAACCAAATGACTGGGTCAGGTTGGAAGAGCTTCTGCTGTGAGAATGACTGA
- the LOC120642958 gene encoding putative B3 domain-containing protein Os04g0347400 isoform X1, with translation MASSVGGAAAMAKHPRVLLPFTCDSLRIPDELAAEIGAGEALVVGPSAGKVKLWRVEVGWDGDVAFLGRGWPEFAGACGVDAGWLLVLRHRGRGVLTVKVFDASSCLRELVAQPPAAAAVEATTSGQGTRKLQFIRVLPKDFMKKMLIPAKFMQHYILNEHLNNRTAIIFGPLGKVSHIEIEMNQSDVFFSGGWSQFLVLHDITESNALLLRYEGNMVFTVKVFEPDGCQRESKTKDIRMQQVSTLPDIEEQQEAPSISIQKHYKNDLSSNNGEKKPKGPVTCLTKAPLWTKSVFEVGPPSWIKKQINANTLRELALQTAFCDAIGLQEPCIITLKTSMSSTKSWQVHALPRRRSYRLRLGWSRFCKENDLKLGDICTFDIVETTLWLVVVTRCKEKMNQLYYQEKPKRKKERSSGHGQKRPKSSISRIGCVFEIGPPAWLKKEINTSTISNHLSVPLSLCQAIGFQEPCTMITLKTSVSSTKSWQARLLAYRNGNQMTGSGWKSFCCEND, from the exons ATGGCGTCGTCggtcggcggcgccgctgccATGGCCAAGCACCCAAGGGTGCTGCTGCCGTTTACCTGCGACTCTCTG CGCATCCCCGACGAGCTTGCCGCGGAAATCGGCGCCGGGGAGGCCCTCGTCGTCGGCCCCTCCGCCGGCAAGGTCAAGCTCTGGCGCGTTGAGGTCGGGTGGGACGGCGACGTCGCGTTCCTGGGGCGCGGATGGCCGGAGTTCGCGGGTGCGTGCGGCGTCGACGCCGGGTGGCTCTTGGTCCTCCGGCACCGCGGCCGGGGCGTGCTCACCGTCAAGGTGTTCGATGCTAGCTCCTGCCTCAGGGAGCTTGTCGCTCAACCACCTGCAGCAGCCGCCG TTGAGGCAACCACAAGTGGCCAAGGCACCCGTAAGCTGCAGTTCATCAGAGTGCTTCCAAAAGATTTCATGAAAAAGATG CTAATACCTGCTAAGTTTATGCAACATTACATCCTCAATGAGCATCTGAACAATCGTACAGCCATTATTTTCGGCCCCCTTGGCAAAGTTTCTCATATTGAGATCGAGATGAATCAGTCAGATGTGTTCTTCTCAGGTGGCTGGTCACAGTTTCTGGTGTTACATGACATCACTGAATCTAATGCTCTGCTGCTGAGGTATGAAGGCAACATGGTGTTCACAGTCAAAGTGTTTGAGCCTGACGGATGCCAGAGAGAgtccaaaaccaaagacatCAGAATGCAGCAAG TATCAACATTACCAGATATTGAAGAGCAGCAGGAAGCACCATCTATTTCCATTCAGAAGCATTACAAGAATGATTTGTCAAGCAACAATGGAGAAAAGAAACCAAAAGGCCCTGTGACGTGTTTGACCAAGGCACCATTATGGACAAAATCTGTGTTTGAGGTTGGGCCGCCATCATGGATAAAGAAGCAGATCAATGCCAACACTCTTCGTGAACTT GCTTTGCAAACAGCTTTCTGTGATGCAATTGGGTTGCAGGAACCTTGCATCATCACACTCAAGACCTCAATGAGCAGTACCAAATCCTGGCAGGTGCATGCCTTGCCAAGGAGGAGGAGCTACCGGCTTCGGCTGGGTTGGAGTAGGTTCTGCAAAGAGAACGATCTCAAGCTAGGTGACATCTGCACCTTTGATATTGTCGAGACCACACTGTGGCTTGTTGTTGTCACACGTTGTAAGGAAAAGATGAATCAGTTATACTAT CAGGAAAAGCctaagaggaagaaggaaaggtcAAGTGGCCATGGGCAAAAAAGGCCAAAAAGCTCCATATCTAGGATAGGCTGTGTTTTTGAGATTGGTCCACCGGCTTGGCTAAAGAAGGAGATCAACACCAGCACAATTAGCAATCATCTT TCTGTGCCATTGTCCTTGTGCCAGGCGATTGGATTTCAGGAACCTTGCACGATGATCACACTCAAGACCTCAGTTAGCAGCACCAAGTCTTGGCAGGCGCGCCTTCTCGCTTACAGGAATGGCAACCAAATGACTGGGTCAGGTTGGAAGAGCTTCTGCTGTGAGAATGACTGA